Proteins from one Argopecten irradians isolate NY chromosome 15, Ai_NY, whole genome shotgun sequence genomic window:
- the LOC138308633 gene encoding annexin A7-like codes for MAPQQNGGFQSPQTGHKQNAGYPPSSGHMQNPGYPPPAGHTQNAGYPPPSGHTQNAGYPPPSGHTQNARYPPPSGHTQNAGYPSSSGHTQNAGYPPPSAPTQNAGYPPQSATMQNAGYPPQSGITQNAEYSPQTGQVQNAGFSNTTNFSQTPQSAQYEKPSAGNQPQTTEVVPATYNNGVHSASGQVVSELPPKYDSTEPPPYTQ; via the coding sequence ATGGCTCCacaacaaaatggcggattcCAATCACCTCAAACCGGACATAAGCAGAATGCTGGATACCCTCCTTCATCGGGACACATGCAGAATCCGGGATATCCTCCCCCAGCAGGACACACGCAGAATGCGGGATACCCTCCCCCATCTGGACACACGCAGAATGCGGGATACCCTCCCCCATCTGGACATACACAGAATGCGAGATACCCTCCCCCATCAGGACACACGCAGAATGCGGGATACCCTTCCTCATCAGGACACACGCAGAATGCGGGATACCCTCCCCCATCAGCACCCACACAAAATGCAGGTTACCCTCCCCAATCGGCAACCATGCAAAATGCGGGATACCCTCCCCAATCGGGAATAACGCAAAATGCGGAATACTCTCCCCAAACCGGACAAGTCCAAAATGCTGGATTCTCTAACACAACGAATTTTTCTCAAACTCCCCAATCAGCACAATATGAAAAACCATCAGCAGGAAACCAACCTCAGACGACTGAAGTTGTACCAGCTACTTACAACAATGGTGTACATTCCGCTTCTGGACAAGTAGTTTCAGAACTTCCTCCCAAATACGACTCTACCGAACCGCCTCCATATACCcaataa